Proteins encoded together in one Micromonospora kangleipakensis window:
- a CDS encoding siderophore-interacting protein produces MSERPKKVTAAKVLRTERPTPHLIRLVLSGAELTGLPVGAYTDHYIKFVFPPAGVSYPHPVDLTSLKRDLPREQWPRLRAYTVRAWDATAGELTVDVVHHGDEGLAGPWAAALCPGDEVLFTGPGGAYAPDPAADWHLLVGDESALPAIAAALERLPVGAPARVFVEVDGPADELRLASPGAVELTWLHRAGRPVGEALVEAVRALDFPAGAVHAFVHGEATFVKELRRLLRVERGLPRDALSISGYWRRGMDDEAWRSTKAAWTAQVEAEETATLHA; encoded by the coding sequence ATGAGTGAGCGCCCGAAGAAGGTCACCGCCGCGAAGGTCCTGCGGACCGAGCGGCCCACCCCGCACCTGATCCGGCTCGTCCTGAGCGGTGCGGAGCTGACCGGCCTGCCGGTGGGCGCGTACACCGACCACTACATCAAGTTCGTCTTCCCGCCGGCCGGGGTCAGCTATCCGCACCCGGTGGACCTGACCAGCCTGAAGCGGGACCTGCCCCGCGAGCAGTGGCCGCGGCTGCGGGCGTACACGGTCCGGGCCTGGGACGCGACCGCCGGCGAGCTGACCGTCGACGTGGTGCACCACGGCGACGAGGGGCTGGCCGGACCGTGGGCCGCCGCCCTGTGCCCCGGCGACGAGGTGCTCTTCACCGGCCCCGGCGGCGCGTACGCCCCGGACCCGGCCGCCGACTGGCACCTGCTGGTCGGCGACGAGAGCGCCCTGCCGGCGATCGCCGCAGCGCTGGAGCGGCTGCCGGTCGGCGCGCCCGCCAGGGTCTTCGTCGAGGTCGACGGCCCGGCCGACGAGCTGCGGCTGGCCAGCCCCGGCGCGGTGGAGCTGACCTGGCTGCACCGGGCCGGCCGCCCGGTCGGCGAGGCGCTGGTCGAGGCGGTCCGCGCGCTGGACTTCCCGGCCGGCGCGGTGCACGCCTTCGTCCACGGCGAGGCCACGTTCGTCAAGGAGCTGCGCCGGCTGCTGCGGGTCGAGCGCGGCCTGCCCCGGGACGCCCTCTCCATCTCCGGCTACTGGCGGCGCGGCATGGACGACGAGGCCTGGCGCTCCACCAAGGCCGCCTGGACCGCCCAGGTCG
- a CDS encoding deoxyguanosinetriphosphate triphosphohydrolase, giving the protein MSGRWDDAARLIDEAPKDTGYGRSPYERDRARVLHSAAFRRLAAKTQVHTAGTDDFLRTRLTHSLEVAQIAREMGARLGCDPDVVDTAGLAHDLGHPPFGHNGEDALDALAADCGGFEGNAQTLRVLTRLEAKVLDPDGRSVGLNLTRASLDAVSKYPWPRRPGQRKFGAYADDRPVFEWLRAGAPPGARRCLEAQVMDWADDVAYSVHDVEDGIHGGYVSLRPLLEDADERRALCVDVAAAYSGESPDDLGEVLVELVAEPALAPLAAYDGSHRAQAALKATTSVLTGRFVSTVVAATQERFGPGPHRRYAADLVVPRRIRAQCALLKGIALRYVMRRPAAGPRYASQREILAELVAVLVDRAPDALDPVFAPLWRDARDDAAQLRVVVDQVASLTDPAALAWHGRLVGARPGLG; this is encoded by the coding sequence TTGAGCGGTCGGTGGGACGACGCGGCGCGCCTGATCGACGAGGCGCCCAAGGACACCGGGTACGGGCGGTCGCCGTACGAGCGGGACCGGGCGCGGGTGCTGCACTCGGCGGCGTTCCGCCGGCTGGCGGCGAAGACCCAGGTGCACACGGCGGGCACCGACGACTTCCTGCGTACCCGGCTGACCCACTCGCTGGAGGTGGCGCAGATCGCCCGCGAGATGGGGGCGCGGCTGGGCTGCGACCCGGACGTGGTGGACACCGCGGGGCTGGCGCACGACCTCGGCCACCCGCCGTTCGGGCACAACGGCGAGGACGCGCTGGACGCGCTCGCCGCCGACTGTGGCGGCTTCGAGGGCAACGCGCAGACGCTGCGGGTGCTCACCCGGCTGGAGGCGAAGGTCCTCGACCCGGACGGCCGCTCCGTCGGGCTCAACCTCACCCGGGCGTCGCTCGACGCGGTCAGCAAGTACCCGTGGCCGCGCCGCCCGGGGCAGCGCAAGTTCGGCGCGTACGCCGACGACCGCCCGGTCTTCGAGTGGCTGCGCGCCGGCGCCCCACCCGGCGCCCGGCGCTGCCTGGAGGCGCAGGTCATGGACTGGGCCGACGACGTCGCGTACTCGGTGCACGACGTGGAGGACGGCATCCACGGCGGGTACGTCAGCCTGCGCCCGCTGCTGGAGGACGCCGACGAGCGGCGGGCCCTCTGCGTCGACGTGGCGGCCGCGTACTCGGGGGAGTCCCCGGACGACCTCGGTGAGGTGCTGGTCGAGCTGGTCGCCGAGCCGGCGCTCGCCCCGCTCGCCGCGTACGACGGCAGCCACCGGGCCCAGGCGGCGCTGAAGGCGACCACCAGCGTGCTCACCGGCCGGTTCGTCTCGACCGTGGTGGCCGCCACCCAGGAGCGCTTCGGTCCCGGCCCGCACCGCCGGTACGCCGCCGACCTGGTGGTGCCCCGCCGCATCCGGGCGCAGTGCGCGCTGCTCAAGGGCATCGCGCTGCGCTACGTGATGCGGCGCCCGGCCGCAGGTCCCCGGTACGCCAGCCAGCGGGAGATCCTCGCCGAGCTGGTCGCCGTCCTGGTCGACCGCGCGCCGGACGCGCTGGACCCGGTCTTCGCGCCGCTGTGGCGGGACGCCCGGGACGACGCCGCCCAGCTGCGGGTGGTGGTCGACCAGGTCGCCTCGCTCACCGATCCGGCGGCGCTGGCCTGGCACGGCCGCCTGGTGGGCGCCCGGCCCGGGCTGGGCTGA
- a CDS encoding VOC family protein has translation MTSVWESLTVDAQDPSRLAHWWAEALGYQVISDRPDEVEIRRAPDQTPGIVFVPVSDDKITKNRLHIDLRPANQEAEVERLVDMGARHVDVGQGGVEWTVLADPEGNEFCVLREREE, from the coding sequence ATGACCAGCGTCTGGGAGAGCCTGACCGTCGACGCCCAGGACCCGTCCCGGCTCGCCCACTGGTGGGCGGAGGCGCTCGGCTACCAGGTGATCAGCGACCGGCCGGACGAGGTGGAGATCCGCCGGGCGCCGGACCAGACCCCGGGCATCGTCTTCGTCCCGGTCAGCGACGACAAGATCACCAAGAACCGGCTGCACATCGACCTGCGCCCGGCCAACCAGGAGGCCGAGGTCGAGCGGCTGGTCGACATGGGCGCCCGGCACGTCGACGTCGGTCAGGGCGGCGTGGAGTGGACGGTGCTGGCCGACCCGGAGGGCAACGAGTTCTGCGTGCTTCGTGAGCGCGAGGAGTGA
- the ppdK gene encoding pyruvate, phosphate dikinase, producing the protein MASQDSVDHKYVYDFAEGNKELKDLLGGKGANLAEMTNLGLPVPPGFTITTVACKAYLETGREPDGLAGQIEAHLESLEREMGRKLGDPQDPLLVSVRSGAKFSMPGMMETVLNVGLNDRSVVGLSAQAGGNDRFAWDSYRRLIQMFGKTVCEVPGEEFEHALDEAKRAKGTDLDLDLDADDLRGLVDAYKKIFAKHTGREFPQEPREQLDLAIRAVFESWNAERAVVYRRQERIPADLGTAVNVVAMVFGNLGSDSGTGVAFTRDPGSGAQGIYGDYLANAQGEDVVAGIRNTVPLQELERIDKKSYDELLGYMARLEEHYKDLCDIEFTIERGKLWMLQTRVGKRTAAAAFVIAGQLVDEGLIDLDEALHRVNGAQLAQLMFPRFKLDHEFEAVAKGIGASPGAASGKVVFTSARAVELAAEGEAVILVRRETNPDDLNGMIAAKGILTSRGGKTSHAAVVARGMGKTCVSGADELDVNIPAKKFTVAGQTVNEGDIVSIDGTTGKVYLGQVPVMPSEVVQYFEGSLDPEHIDNALVRAVHRIMTHADARRRLAVRTNADTGADAARARRFGAEGIGLCRTEHMFLGDRRELVERLILARSDDERESALAALLPLQRADFEEIFREMDGLPVTVRLIDPPLHEFLPPLEQLAVNVAVAQERGEDVAKEEALLAAVRRMHEENPMLGLRGVRLGLVIPGLFAMQVRAIAEAAVTVARGGAVAKPEIMVPLVGAVQELETVRAEAEKIIAEVVADSGVEVLIGTMIEVPRAALTAGQIAEAAQFFSFGTNDLTQMAWGFSRDDVEGAFFWRYLELGIFGISPFESIDREGVGRLVRIAAEEGRAARPELKLGVCGEHGGDPDSVHFFHEVGLDYVSCSPFRVPVARLEAGRAVVETDGSDSR; encoded by the coding sequence GTGGCATCGCAAGATTCGGTCGATCACAAGTACGTCTACGACTTCGCCGAGGGCAACAAGGAGCTCAAGGACCTGCTCGGCGGCAAGGGTGCCAACCTGGCCGAGATGACCAACCTCGGCCTGCCGGTACCGCCCGGCTTCACCATCACCACCGTGGCCTGCAAGGCGTACCTGGAGACCGGCCGCGAGCCGGACGGGCTGGCCGGTCAGATCGAGGCGCACCTGGAGTCCCTGGAGCGCGAGATGGGCCGCAAGCTCGGCGACCCCCAGGACCCGCTGCTGGTCTCCGTCCGCTCCGGCGCCAAGTTCTCCATGCCCGGCATGATGGAGACCGTCCTCAACGTCGGCCTCAACGACCGCAGCGTGGTCGGACTCAGCGCGCAGGCCGGCGGGAACGACCGCTTCGCCTGGGACTCGTACCGCCGGCTCATCCAGATGTTCGGCAAGACCGTCTGCGAGGTGCCCGGCGAGGAGTTCGAGCACGCGCTCGACGAGGCCAAGCGCGCCAAGGGCACCGATCTCGACCTCGACCTCGACGCGGACGACCTGCGTGGACTCGTCGACGCGTACAAGAAGATCTTCGCCAAGCACACCGGGCGGGAGTTCCCGCAGGAGCCGCGGGAGCAGCTCGACCTGGCCATCCGCGCGGTCTTCGAGTCGTGGAACGCCGAGCGCGCGGTGGTCTACCGCCGGCAGGAGCGGATCCCGGCCGACCTGGGCACCGCGGTCAACGTGGTGGCCATGGTCTTCGGCAACCTCGGCTCCGACTCCGGCACCGGCGTCGCCTTCACCCGGGACCCGGGCAGCGGCGCGCAGGGCATCTACGGCGACTACCTCGCCAACGCCCAGGGCGAGGACGTGGTCGCCGGCATCCGCAACACCGTGCCGCTGCAGGAGCTGGAGCGGATCGACAAGAAGTCCTACGACGAGCTGCTCGGGTACATGGCCCGGCTCGAGGAGCACTACAAGGACCTCTGCGACATCGAGTTCACCATCGAGCGCGGCAAGCTCTGGATGCTGCAGACCCGGGTCGGCAAGCGGACCGCCGCCGCGGCGTTCGTGATCGCCGGGCAGCTCGTCGACGAGGGCCTGATCGACCTGGACGAGGCGCTGCACCGGGTCAACGGCGCGCAGCTCGCCCAGCTGATGTTCCCCCGGTTCAAGCTCGACCACGAGTTCGAGGCGGTGGCCAAGGGCATCGGCGCCTCGCCGGGCGCCGCGTCCGGCAAGGTGGTCTTCACCTCCGCCCGCGCGGTCGAGCTGGCCGCCGAGGGGGAGGCGGTGATCCTGGTCCGCCGGGAGACCAACCCCGACGACCTCAACGGCATGATCGCCGCCAAGGGCATCCTCACCTCGCGCGGCGGCAAGACCAGCCACGCCGCCGTGGTGGCCCGCGGCATGGGCAAGACCTGCGTCTCCGGCGCCGACGAGCTGGACGTCAACATCCCGGCCAAGAAGTTCACCGTGGCCGGGCAGACCGTCAACGAGGGCGACATCGTCTCCATCGACGGCACCACCGGCAAGGTCTACCTCGGCCAGGTACCGGTCATGCCGTCCGAGGTGGTGCAGTACTTCGAGGGCAGCCTCGACCCGGAGCACATCGACAACGCGCTGGTCCGGGCCGTACACCGGATCATGACCCACGCCGACGCCAGGCGGCGGCTCGCGGTCCGGACGAACGCCGACACCGGCGCCGACGCCGCGCGGGCGCGGCGGTTCGGCGCCGAGGGCATCGGGCTGTGCCGCACCGAGCACATGTTCCTCGGCGACCGCCGGGAGCTGGTCGAGCGGCTGATCCTGGCCCGCAGCGACGACGAGCGGGAGTCGGCGCTCGCCGCGCTGCTGCCGTTGCAGCGGGCCGACTTCGAAGAGATCTTCCGGGAGATGGACGGCCTGCCGGTCACGGTGCGGCTGATCGACCCGCCGCTGCACGAGTTCCTGCCCCCGCTGGAGCAGCTCGCCGTCAACGTCGCCGTCGCCCAGGAGCGCGGCGAGGACGTCGCCAAGGAGGAGGCGCTGCTCGCCGCCGTTCGGCGGATGCACGAGGAGAACCCGATGCTCGGCCTGCGCGGTGTGCGTCTCGGCCTGGTCATCCCCGGCCTCTTCGCCATGCAGGTTCGGGCGATCGCCGAGGCGGCCGTCACGGTCGCCCGCGGCGGCGCGGTGGCCAAGCCGGAGATCATGGTCCCGCTGGTCGGCGCGGTGCAGGAGCTGGAGACGGTCCGCGCCGAGGCCGAGAAGATCATCGCCGAGGTGGTCGCGGACAGCGGCGTCGAGGTGCTGATCGGCACCATGATCGAGGTGCCCCGGGCGGCGCTGACCGCCGGGCAGATCGCCGAGGCGGCGCAGTTCTTCTCCTTCGGCACCAACGACCTGACCCAGATGGCCTGGGGCTTCTCCCGCGACGACGTCGAGGGCGCGTTCTTCTGGCGCTACCTCGAGCTGGGCATCTTCGGCATCTCGCCGTTCGAGTCCATTGACCGGGAGGGCGTCGGCCGGCTGGTCCGGATCGCCGCCGAGGAGGGCCGGGCGGCCCGGCCCGAGCTGAAGCTCGGGGTCTGCGGTGAGCACGGCGGTGACCCGGACTCGGTGCACTTCTTCCACGAGGTCGGGCTGGACTACGTCTCCTGCTCCCCGTTCCGCGTCCCGGTCGCCCGCCTGGAGGCCGGCCGCGCCGTCGTGGAGACCGACGGCTCCGACTCCCGCTGA
- a CDS encoding beta-N-acetylhexosaminidase, with protein sequence MPYPSRIHPGAVAVPPIPSATPATGPDPLGPDAADPAVLPTHEPAAADLARAAARTAGDLLAPPAPVRLGDVIPAPERVAPDPTADFVLPEDAAIRVSRGPAARDVAEQLAELLRPATGYPLLVAEVADDGTDGQLALTLSGLAASAPASTSAGDSAPADRLGDEGYRLHVTSAEVRIVAATPAGLFHGVQTLRQLLPTAVESPAPVADRWVVPGGLIVDRPRFPYRGAMLDVARHFFGVADVLRVIDHLARYKLNHLHLHLTDDQGWRIAVDSWPRLAPMGGATEVAGGLGGWYTAADYRRIVRYAARRHVTVVPEIDLPGHTNAALLAYPELAPDKVAPPPYTGTEVGFSYLNPADERTYDFVSDVLGEVAALTPGPWLHIGGDEAFKVKGEAYTGFVERAQRIVAATGKTVVGWHQLAPAAHLDGRVLQWWGTNGDDPVVAEAVRRGARLILSPGNHSYLDMKYAPDTPIGHDWAGLIDVRRSYDWDPGTHVADVPAEAVLGVEAPLWTESVTSLAEIEFMLLPRLPALAELAWSPRATHDWAGFRDRLAGHGPRWDRAGIAFHRSPEVPWPAEPAQPAVPRQPTAETTDRTSGQVHPDPAGAPAPPPAANGV encoded by the coding sequence TTGCCATATCCCTCGCGAATACACCCCGGAGCCGTCGCCGTGCCGCCCATCCCTTCCGCCACCCCCGCCACCGGCCCGGACCCGCTCGGCCCGGACGCGGCCGACCCGGCCGTCCTGCCGACGCACGAGCCGGCGGCGGCCGACCTCGCCCGGGCCGCCGCGCGGACGGCCGGCGACCTGCTCGCCCCGCCGGCGCCGGTCCGGCTGGGCGACGTGATCCCGGCCCCCGAGCGGGTGGCGCCGGACCCGACGGCCGACTTCGTGCTCCCCGAGGACGCGGCGATCCGGGTCAGCCGCGGCCCGGCTGCCCGGGACGTCGCCGAGCAGCTCGCCGAGCTGCTCCGCCCGGCGACCGGCTATCCGCTGCTGGTCGCGGAGGTGGCCGACGACGGGACCGACGGGCAGCTGGCGCTCACCCTGTCCGGCCTCGCGGCTTCGGCTCCGGCTTCGACTTCGGCGGGGGACTCCGCCCCGGCCGACCGGCTCGGGGACGAGGGCTACCGCCTCCACGTCACCTCCGCCGAGGTCCGGATCGTCGCCGCCACCCCGGCCGGCCTCTTCCACGGCGTGCAGACGCTGCGCCAACTGCTGCCAACCGCGGTGGAGAGCCCGGCCCCGGTCGCCGACCGCTGGGTGGTGCCCGGTGGGTTGATCGTCGACCGGCCCCGGTTCCCCTACCGGGGCGCGATGCTCGACGTGGCGCGGCACTTCTTCGGCGTCGCCGACGTGCTGCGGGTGATCGACCACCTGGCCCGGTACAAGCTCAACCACCTGCATCTGCACCTCACCGACGACCAGGGCTGGCGGATCGCCGTCGACTCCTGGCCCCGGCTCGCCCCGATGGGGGGCGCCACCGAGGTGGCTGGCGGCCTCGGCGGCTGGTACACCGCCGCCGACTACCGCCGCATCGTCCGGTACGCCGCCCGCCGGCACGTCACCGTCGTGCCGGAGATCGACCTGCCCGGGCACACCAACGCGGCGCTGCTCGCGTACCCGGAGCTGGCGCCGGACAAGGTCGCGCCGCCGCCGTACACCGGCACCGAGGTCGGCTTCAGCTACCTGAACCCGGCCGACGAGCGGACGTACGACTTCGTGTCGGACGTGCTCGGCGAGGTGGCCGCGCTCACCCCCGGACCGTGGCTGCACATCGGGGGCGACGAGGCGTTCAAGGTGAAGGGCGAGGCGTACACCGGCTTCGTCGAGCGGGCCCAGCGGATCGTCGCCGCCACCGGGAAGACCGTGGTCGGCTGGCACCAGCTCGCCCCGGCCGCGCACCTCGACGGGCGGGTGCTCCAGTGGTGGGGAACCAACGGCGACGACCCGGTGGTCGCGGAGGCGGTACGCCGGGGCGCGCGGCTGATCCTCTCCCCCGGCAACCACTCCTACCTCGACATGAAGTACGCCCCGGACACCCCGATCGGGCACGACTGGGCCGGCCTGATCGACGTGCGGCGGTCGTACGACTGGGACCCGGGGACGCACGTCGCCGACGTGCCGGCGGAGGCGGTGCTCGGCGTCGAGGCGCCGCTCTGGACCGAGTCCGTCACCTCGCTGGCGGAGATCGAGTTCATGCTGCTGCCCCGGCTGCCCGCCCTCGCCGAGCTGGCCTGGTCACCCCGGGCGACCCACGACTGGGCCGGGTTCCGGGACCGGCTGGCCGGCCACGGCCCGCGTTGGGACCGGGCCGGGATCGCGTTCCACCGGTCCCCGGAGGTCCCCTGGCCCGCGGAGCCGGCGCAGCCGGCGGTGCCGCGGCAACCGACCGCCGAGACGACGGATCGGACCTCCGGCCAGGTCCACCCCGACCCGGCCGGGGCGCCCGCACCTCCGCCCGCCGCGAACGGAGTGTGA
- a CDS encoding C39 family peptidase: protein MRTDLIRKTALTAAGLAATAGGIAGPAIAAHAAEAKPAAQVQTDRKHGGERELNVRYEAQPNFYYCGPAATRNALSVQGKAIDVDAMAKEMGTTEAGTNSVNDITPVLNKETGKDVYHSVEIRDAKADDKQTDTLRADIVHTVDNGRAVVANIAGTAVDTDGNTHSFEGGHYISVVGYRDGGHTVTIADSADPNMASYRMSVDNLADWIATRGYTAS, encoded by the coding sequence ATGCGTACCGATCTGATCCGTAAGACCGCCCTGACCGCTGCCGGCCTCGCCGCCACCGCCGGTGGCATCGCCGGCCCCGCGATCGCCGCCCACGCCGCCGAGGCCAAGCCCGCCGCGCAGGTGCAGACCGACCGTAAGCACGGCGGTGAGCGGGAACTCAACGTCCGCTACGAGGCGCAGCCGAACTTCTACTACTGCGGCCCCGCCGCGACCCGCAACGCCCTGTCCGTGCAGGGCAAGGCCATCGACGTCGACGCCATGGCCAAGGAGATGGGCACCACCGAGGCCGGCACCAACAGCGTCAACGACATCACCCCGGTCCTGAACAAGGAAACCGGTAAGGACGTCTACCACAGCGTCGAAATCCGCGACGCCAAGGCCGACGACAAGCAGACCGACACCCTGCGCGCCGACATCGTCCACACCGTGGACAACGGCCGGGCCGTGGTCGCCAACATCGCCGGCACCGCCGTCGACACCGACGGCAACACCCACTCCTTCGAGGGCGGCCACTACATCAGCGTCGTGGGCTACCGCGACGGCGGCCACACGGTGACGATCGCCGACTCGGCCGACCCGAACATGGCCTCCTACCGGATGAGCGTCGACAACCTCGCCGACTGGATCGCCACCCGCGGCTACACCGCCTCCTGA
- the dusB gene encoding tRNA dihydrouridine synthase DusB has product MTAPTLPALRPLTLGRHQVWPPVVLAPMAGITNVGFRRLCREQGGGIYVCEMITTRALVERNPKTLRMIAFGADEQPRSLQLYGTDPEITAAAVRIVVERDLADHIDLNFGCPVPKVTRRGGGSALPWRRRLFARLVKAAVEAASPAGVPVTVKMRKGIDDDHLTYVEAGLAAQDAGVAAVALHGRTAAQRYSGTADWDAIATLKQALDVPVLGNGDIWEADDALRMVAHTGVDGVVIGRGCLGRPWLFADLEAAFNGRPERRLPGLGEVAVTMRRHAELLVDQFVAGARNPARGERDGCTDFRKHVAWYLKGFPVGSELRRSLAMIDSLAQLDDLLGKLDPAEPFPVATLGQPRGRTNSPGKVFLPDGWLASRDDDTVPDGAELDDSGG; this is encoded by the coding sequence GTGACCGCCCCGACCCTGCCCGCACTGCGCCCGTTGACCCTCGGGCGGCACCAGGTGTGGCCGCCGGTGGTGCTGGCGCCGATGGCGGGCATCACCAACGTCGGCTTCCGGCGGCTCTGCCGAGAGCAGGGCGGCGGTATCTACGTCTGCGAGATGATCACCACCCGGGCACTGGTCGAGCGGAACCCGAAGACGCTGCGCATGATCGCCTTCGGCGCGGACGAGCAGCCGCGCAGCCTCCAGCTCTACGGCACCGACCCGGAGATCACCGCCGCCGCCGTGCGGATCGTGGTGGAGCGCGACCTCGCCGACCACATCGACCTCAACTTCGGCTGCCCGGTGCCCAAGGTGACGCGGCGCGGTGGCGGTTCGGCCCTGCCGTGGCGGCGCCGGCTCTTCGCCCGGCTGGTGAAGGCCGCGGTGGAGGCCGCGTCGCCCGCCGGGGTGCCGGTCACGGTGAAGATGCGCAAGGGCATCGACGACGACCATCTGACGTACGTCGAGGCGGGCCTCGCCGCGCAGGACGCGGGCGTCGCGGCGGTCGCCCTGCACGGGCGTACGGCCGCGCAGCGCTACTCGGGCACCGCCGACTGGGACGCGATCGCCACCCTGAAGCAGGCCCTCGACGTCCCGGTGCTCGGCAACGGCGACATCTGGGAGGCCGACGACGCGCTGCGGATGGTCGCGCACACCGGCGTCGACGGCGTGGTGATCGGGCGCGGCTGCCTGGGCCGCCCGTGGCTCTTCGCCGACCTGGAGGCCGCGTTCAACGGCCGGCCGGAGCGGCGGCTGCCCGGCCTGGGCGAGGTGGCGGTGACCATGCGCCGGCACGCCGAGCTGCTGGTCGACCAGTTCGTCGCGGGCGCGCGCAACCCGGCCCGGGGTGAGCGGGACGGCTGCACCGACTTCCGCAAGCACGTCGCCTGGTACCTCAAGGGCTTCCCGGTCGGCAGCGAGCTGCGCCGCTCCCTGGCCATGATCGACAGCCTGGCGCAGCTCGACGACCTGCTTGGCAAGCTCGACCCGGCCGAGCCGTTCCCGGTGGCCACCCTCGGCCAGCCGCGCGGCCGGACCAACTCCCCGGGCAAGGTCTTCCTGCCCGACGGCTGGCTGGCCAGCCGGGACGACGACACCGTGCCCGACGGCGCCGAGCTGGACGACTCCGGCGGCTGA
- a CDS encoding glycine--tRNA ligase produces MPADRIDAVVSLAKRRGFVFPSSEIYGGTRSAWDYGPLGVELKENVRRQWWKTMVQQRDDVVGLDSAVILARQVWEASGHIAEFVDPLTECQSCHKRFRADHLEEAFEAKHGRPPVSLSEINCPNCGNKGTFTEPKMFNGLMKTYLGPVESEEGLHYLRPETAQGIFVNYKNVETVARKKPPFGIAQTGKSFRNEITPGNFIFRTREFEQMEMEFFVEPGSDEEWHEYWLQQRWNWYLDLGLSEENLRFYEHPKEKLSHYSKRTVDIEYRFQFGGTEFAELEGIANRTDFDLSTHSKHSGVDLSYFDQTKGERWMPYVIEPAAGLTRAVLAFLLEAYDEDEAPNTKGGVDKRTVMRFDPRLAPVKVAVLPLSRNEALSPKAKGLAADLRKRWVVEFDDSQAIGRRYRRQDEIGTPFCVTVDFDTLDDNAVTVRNRDTMAQERVSLDQVERYLIERLPGC; encoded by the coding sequence ATGCCAGCCGACCGTATCGACGCCGTCGTCAGCCTCGCCAAGCGCCGAGGCTTCGTCTTCCCCTCCAGCGAGATCTACGGGGGCACCCGGTCGGCGTGGGACTACGGTCCGCTCGGCGTGGAGCTCAAGGAGAACGTCCGCCGGCAGTGGTGGAAGACCATGGTCCAGCAGCGTGACGACGTCGTCGGCCTGGACTCCGCGGTCATCCTGGCCCGCCAGGTCTGGGAGGCCTCCGGCCACATCGCCGAGTTCGTCGACCCGCTGACCGAGTGCCAGTCCTGCCACAAGCGGTTCCGCGCGGACCACCTCGAGGAGGCGTTCGAGGCCAAGCACGGCCGCCCGCCGGTCTCGCTGTCCGAGATCAACTGCCCGAACTGCGGCAACAAGGGCACCTTCACCGAGCCGAAGATGTTCAACGGCCTGATGAAGACCTACCTCGGCCCGGTGGAGAGCGAGGAGGGCCTGCACTACCTGCGCCCGGAGACCGCCCAGGGCATCTTCGTGAACTACAAGAACGTGGAGACGGTCGCCCGCAAGAAGCCGCCGTTCGGCATCGCGCAGACCGGCAAGTCGTTCCGCAACGAGATCACCCCGGGCAACTTCATCTTCCGTACGCGTGAGTTCGAGCAGATGGAGATGGAGTTCTTCGTCGAGCCAGGCTCCGACGAGGAGTGGCACGAGTACTGGCTCCAGCAGCGCTGGAACTGGTACCTGGACCTCGGCCTCTCCGAGGAGAACCTGCGCTTCTACGAGCACCCCAAGGAGAAGCTCTCCCACTACTCGAAGCGCACCGTCGACATCGAGTACCGGTTCCAGTTCGGCGGCACCGAGTTCGCCGAGCTGGAGGGCATCGCCAACCGGACCGACTTCGACCTCTCCACGCACAGCAAGCACTCCGGCGTCGACCTGTCGTACTTCGACCAGACCAAGGGCGAGCGCTGGATGCCGTACGTGATCGAGCCGGCCGCCGGCCTGACCCGCGCGGTGCTCGCCTTCCTGCTCGAGGCGTACGACGAGGACGAGGCCCCGAACACCAAGGGCGGCGTGGACAAGCGCACCGTGATGCGCTTCGACCCGCGGCTGGCCCCGGTGAAGGTGGCGGTGCTGCCGCTGTCCCGCAACGAGGCGCTCTCGCCGAAGGCGAAGGGTCTCGCGGCGGACCTGCGCAAGCGCTGGGTGGTCGAGTTCGACGACTCGCAGGCGATCGGCCGCCGCTACCGCCGACAGGACGAGATCGGCACGCCGTTCTGCGTGACGGTCGACTTCGACACCCTGGACGACAACGCGGTGACCGTGCGGAACCGGGACACCATGGCCCAGGAGCGCGTCTCGCTGGACCAGGTCGAGCGCTACCTGATCGAGCGCCTGCCCGGCTGCTGA
- a CDS encoding antibiotic biosynthesis monooxygenase family protein: protein MLVTNRFVVDAEVAPDFTERAHAALAALAARRGYLRGELLRALDDPTHWCLLTEWESVGAYRRALGGFDVKITAVPLLAQSVDEPSAYETLASAAPDGEIVIVASDRAAGPYR, encoded by the coding sequence GTGCTGGTGACCAACCGGTTCGTGGTGGACGCCGAGGTCGCGCCCGACTTCACCGAGCGGGCGCACGCCGCCCTCGCGGCGCTCGCCGCCCGCCGCGGCTACCTGCGCGGGGAGTTGCTGCGGGCGCTGGACGACCCGACGCACTGGTGCCTGCTCACCGAGTGGGAGTCCGTCGGGGCGTACCGGCGGGCGCTGGGCGGCTTCGACGTGAAGATCACGGCGGTGCCGCTGCTGGCCCAATCGGTCGACGAGCCGTCGGCGTACGAGACGCTCGCCAGCGCCGCGCCGGACGGGGAGATCGTCATCGTCGCCAGTGATCGGGCTGCAGGTCCTTACCGCTGA